A genome region from Arachis duranensis cultivar V14167 chromosome 8, aradu.V14167.gnm2.J7QH, whole genome shotgun sequence includes the following:
- the LOC107461984 gene encoding vascular-related unknown protein 1-like isoform X2 codes for MMEHSLNPSMGKEAVSDEESGWTSYFQDLSQGMVIKEQSYCLSFGGGSSLVSDASSSSAAAWKKFSSIQQDNNHDHNHHLASCSSVIRKPSSLPKKLCFKKTRAKQISQEGDDPLEDTASSPLNSPKGNKGLESELQTNEGGEVSFHGKKNIDECNDLKKRGLCLVPFSMLVNYYG; via the exons ATGATGGAGCATTCTCTGAATCCATCTATGGGGAAAGAAGCAGTCTCTGATGAAGAGAGTGGGTGGACTTCTTACTTCCAAGACTTATCTCAAGGCATGGTGATAAAAGAGCAAAGCTACTGTCTCAGTTTTGGTGGTGGATCCTCTTTGGTCTCagatgcttcttcttcttctgctgcTGCATGGAAGAAATTCTCTTCAATCCAGCAGGATAATAATCATGATCACAATCATCACCTTGCTTCTTGTTCTTCAGTTATTAGGAAGCCTTCAAGCCTCCCTAAAAAACTTTGTTTCAAGAAAACAAGAGCCAAGCAGATATCacaagaaggtgatgatccctTGGAAGACACTGCTAGTTCCCCTCTCAATAGTCCCAAg GGTAACAAGGGATTGGAATCAGAGTTGCAGACAAATGAGGGTGGTGAAGTGAGTTTTCATGGAAAGAAGAATATTGATGAGTGCAATGATTTGAAGAAAAGAGGGCTATGCTTGGTTCCTTTTTCCATGTTGGTTAATTATTATGGCTGA
- the LOC107461984 gene encoding vascular-related unknown protein 1-like isoform X1, whose protein sequence is MMEHSLNPSMGKEAVSDEESGWTSYFQDLSQGMVIKEQSYCLSFGGGSSLVSDASSSSAAAWKKFSSIQQDNNHDHNHHLASCSSVIRKPSSLPKKLCFKKTRAKQISQEGDDPLEDTASSPLNSPKVGDLNSTETISRNIDDYQLGSVGNKGLESELQTNEGGEVSFHGKKNIDECNDLKKRGLCLVPFSMLVNYYG, encoded by the exons ATGATGGAGCATTCTCTGAATCCATCTATGGGGAAAGAAGCAGTCTCTGATGAAGAGAGTGGGTGGACTTCTTACTTCCAAGACTTATCTCAAGGCATGGTGATAAAAGAGCAAAGCTACTGTCTCAGTTTTGGTGGTGGATCCTCTTTGGTCTCagatgcttcttcttcttctgctgcTGCATGGAAGAAATTCTCTTCAATCCAGCAGGATAATAATCATGATCACAATCATCACCTTGCTTCTTGTTCTTCAGTTATTAGGAAGCCTTCAAGCCTCCCTAAAAAACTTTGTTTCAAGAAAACAAGAGCCAAGCAGATATCacaagaaggtgatgatccctTGGAAGACACTGCTAGTTCCCCTCTCAATAGTCCCAAg GTAGGAGACTTGAATTCAACAGAAACTATTTCAAGGAATATTGATGATTATCAACTTGGTTCTGtg GGTAACAAGGGATTGGAATCAGAGTTGCAGACAAATGAGGGTGGTGAAGTGAGTTTTCATGGAAAGAAGAATATTGATGAGTGCAATGATTTGAAGAAAAGAGGGCTATGCTTGGTTCCTTTTTCCATGTTGGTTAATTATTATGGCTGA